CTCCATTTCGGTCCGGCACGAGGATGAAAATGCTGCGAGGTTACGTGCGGGTTGGCTCATCAAAATCATGGAGAAAGACAATAAAACCATCACGGATTGGATCGTCACCAACTGCCAAGCGCACTGGAAAGGCGGTCAATACACAATGGATCTCCAATTGGAAAGGAGGACGTAAGAGATGCATTCGGTTATCGCAAAACTGCGAGGGCACGCACAAGACGGCATCGAGAATACGCAAGGGGAATTCGGCAAGCTTTTGTCGCTCTCACCCTTGTCAGTAAAGCTCGACGAGGACCCGACACCCTTGGAACCGTATGAGCTGTCTGTACTGCGTTCTGCCCAATTAAAGCCAGAAGATGTGGGCAAAAAGGTAGCCCTGTTGCGATGCAACAACGAACAATACCTCCTGCTTGGGGTGGTGGAGTAATGTTTCCAGAGCTGAACGGAGACGAAACACAACTGGTTCAATCTCCAGATCACCCGATTCCATGGACATACAAATTCGACTGGACTACAAAACAATTGCAGCAAGGGCCAGATGGTCGCTATTTACGGACGACTACCTATGAAGAGTACCTGGGAGAGACAGCAAAGAAAATCCTGAATACACGTCGTTTCCGGTACGAGATTTACTCGGAAAGGTACGGAGTAGACTTCCTATCTGAGACAGGAAGGATGCGCTCGGGCATTTCATTGCCAACAATTAAGACCCAAGCACAAGAAGCACTTGAGGCCCACAGTGAGGTTGAACGTGCGGAAGTGGTAGACATTCGGTTTGAGGGCAATCGAGTCATTTTTTCGCTCGAAATGGAGGGTACGAGAGGGACGACCAGAACGGAGGTGGATACATGGCAACGATAGACAAACCAGAAATGCCGATTCTTAGGGAAACAGCGGATCAGATTTATCAGCGAATGGCAAATCGGATGGCATTGATAGCACAAAAGCGTGGAGAGACGCCACCAGCGACGGAAGAGGGAGAAATCTTTTATGACCTCGGCTATCCGATCGCAGAGGAAATCAGCGATCAGCAGCAGCTATTTGAGTACGGCTTTCTTCAGCGGTTTTTACCCTGGGCGGATGGAGAGTTTTTGGATGCCACAGGCGTTTTCTTCGGCTTATCTCGCAATGAAGCGGAGACAGACGACGCATATCGGCAGCGCTTAATTGATCGAGCTCGTACAGAAGAGGGAGACGGCAGACGCCAAGACTACGAGCGGTGGGCACGAAATGTAGATGGGGTAGGCGGAGCCGTTGCTATCGAGAAGGCGCGGCATGACCTCTCTATCGACGTGTATATCACAGACCTGACAGGCAACCCTGCGGGGCAGGAACTGGCTACGAGTGTACGGACGAAGCTGGAAGACAAGCGAAGGGCCTTGCACGACTTGCAGGTGCTACCCGCGAAAGTGTATCCGGTGACTATCTCTGTAAAACTGGCTTTGCGACCAGACGCAGAAATCGAGAAGGTCAAAGACCAAATTGCTACACAAATCAAAACCTACCTAAAAGGGCGTTCTCAGATCGTGTACCAGCAGATCGGAGCGCTCTTTTTCGTGGATGGTGTAATAGACTTCACAAGCTACACCTTAAACGGGGCGGAATTGAATTTGATGGTGCCTGCTGACTCTGTCTCGACACTAACCATGGCGGTGACAACATGATTCCAGAACGCTATCGGCGGATGCTGCCGCCGCCATGGTACGAGAATAAAGTGGCGGAATATCACTTTGAAGGTGCAGAGACAGTTGTAGATGCTTTCAGTTTGCAGCGTGAGGACATTCTAAAGCAGTTTAGCCCATGGTCAGCTACTTGGGGGCTGGATGTCTGGGATTGGATTTATTTCGGGAGAAAGCAATTGCTGAGCATGGAGGAACGGCGAAAAAATATCCAGCAAAAGCACTGGTCGTATCTTGGATTTACTCCAAGCGTGCTGCGTGCAATCGGTTTGAGTTCCTCGTCATTCAAGCATGTCCAGATGGTCGAGGATTACGGCAAAAAGGTGATTCGGTACGTCTACCCGATTGAGGACCGATTCGACACAAAGAATGCTGTTCAAGCTGTTGAGAAAATCAGGCCAGTTCATTGTAATGGAGTCGCTTTGGAACCTGTTGTGTCGGAGAAGATCGTGCTGCGAGATGTCTTAGTGGTTGGGATTAAGGAGTACCACAAGGTCAGTGAATTTCGTGTAGGGATGACACCAATCAAGCGTTACGAGGAGGTCGTGAAATGATCCTGACAAGCTATCTTCAAACCGTTCGGAAAGACTTGCTGGATAGGGTATCGGGCGGCGACATTTTGATAAACGGCTCAGTTTCAGTGCCTGTACAGGCTGTGGAGATTGCTTCGCATCCGATTGCAGGCGTAAAAGATGGAATTGCATTACAAGTATCTGCCCAACATGTCGCCAGCGTGCCAGTCATCACGAGCGCAAAGTTGAGGACCAGAACTGGAGCGGTCGTTGCTGAGAAGACAGGAAACATTGAAATGAACGGGGCGCAGTTTGTAAACCTGACCTTTGTTATCGAAGCGAGAGGAGGGGTGTAAGTGTCCTATGTAGCGAAAACGGACTGGAAGCACGATGATCCGGTCACTGAGGTGGACATTAATCGTTGGGAGCAGGGCATTGCAGATGCCCATGCGGAGCTGGCAGTGTTGAAAGCGGATGTTTCGAACCTGAAAGTGCGAGTGAATACAATCGAATCTACATTGCCGGACGGATTTGTGCACAACAATTTTAGCGATGACCTGTCTACTGTTAACTCAATCAGAGTGATTCGAGGCTACTACAACGAAACCCAGAGTCGGCTGGAGGTTTAAATGATAGAAACAGGAATGGGTCGCAATAACGGCCATTTGCGGAAGGAAGGGGGAGGAGCATGGCAACAGGATACGGTTTAAAGCTCTATAACTATCGTGTATTCTTCGAAAATAATTCATACGACCAAACGATTTATGGCTTGATTGGCGATAAAGTTAGGTCGTTCAATAGAGGGACAGGCGCATTCACTGAAATTGGTGGAGCGTATACTATTTTTGACAGATTCTTTGTCTCTAATGATAGGAATTCCATTTACTTTCTAACGTATACAGGATCTTCATATCAACTGAACAAATTACCCATAACAGGTGGCACTCCACAAAACTATAATTACGTTTACCCGAGTGTATCTTCGATTTTAGGTGAAATAGGTAATGCGGTTTACTGGCATCAATCAGCTTTTGATGATTACAAGCTATATGTAACCGTGATTACTACTGGCCCTACGACCAATTGGAATGTCCCAGTTGATTCTATACGAATGATAGACAACCTGTTATTTTTTAGAGACCCATCAACGAATAAAGTCTTTGTTTCAACTACGAGCGATCCTCAAGCAAAAAGTGAGACGGGCGTTTTTGGATATGTTTACAACGTTGGAAAGAAAGGTGGGTATCTTTATATTCAAACAAGCACCGGGATTTATCGATTGGACAGTACAGGCAAAAATCCAACGACTCTTTTGAGCGGTGCCTCATATAGCTTGCAATTATGTAATAACACTATTTTTTATAGTACATCGGATCAAAAAAACATTTATAAAATGAACTATGATGGCAGTGCTAAAACCTTAATGCACACTTTCCCAGAGGCAGTGGCTATATTCACAGCGTCAATTTCTGGAGACAGAATCTATTTTAATCGTCCCAATGAAGATGCGTTCTATGTGGTAGTGTTCAACAACCCACCAACGCTCACATTAACGTCACCTGCCAATAATCTCTCATTATCAGAAGGCAATACGATGGCTGTGCAGGGGTCGGTAACTGACGCTGACGCCAATGATCCTGTTACGATTTATTTGCAAATTAATAATGGAACCATATTGGCTGTAGATTCCAAGGTATCAGACGGAGCTACAGCCATTCCTTTTGCCAAAATACTGACCTACAAAAACAAACGGGTCTATTCTGGCACAACCGATCTAGTCGGCGTGGACTTGGCGGAGAATACGGATCACACCTTAAAAGTTTGGGCTGAGGACAACAAACAGGGGAGGAGCACAGAAGTTATACGCAAGTTCAGGATCGTTTGGAACCGTCCGCCTGTGATCGATGGCCAGAATAGAGACCTCGGCTCCTTTATGCAGATTCCAACAGTGAAATATTCTGCTACCGATCCAGAGGGTAATACTTTCACTTTTAGTGAGTATCTGAACGGCAAGAAAATCAGGTCGTTTGCGGGCGTAGCTGGACAGCAATACAAAGTAGAAATCAGTCATGACTCTTGGATTCGATTGGATTTGGACGTACAGCATCAAATCAAGGTCGTTGCCACGGACAGCGCGGGGATCTCATCCGAGCGAATTTACACATTCACCCGAAAAGAGACTCATATCGAATTTATGCTAGAGTACGGGAATCCAGAAATTCAAGCAGACTTTACGCTAGATGGGATGCCCTTACGTGTCCTGGTGACACTTGAAAGATATATGCCAGAAGGCTCGTCAATTGAAAGCGTAAAAGTCTGCAATAACTACTTGGATGCTGTTCCAACATGGGAAGACTGCACGGGTGCGGTAAAGGGGAATCGAGGCTATCTCTTTACCAATAAAACCAAGACTGCCGCAAATTGGGCAATCAATTTGTGGGTCATTCTTGCCAAGGGAACAGCAACAGAGCGAGTCAGGTTGAACGGATATGGAGGTGCGTTCGACTAATGAAGATGCAAAATAAAGAAGCTATCTCAGTAATTAGAGAACAGCAACAAACAGATCCCGTTATGACAATGGGACAGGAGCTCTCCTCACTCAAAATTAGCAATATCCAAAAGGATGCGTTAATCCAAACAATGGGGGAGCAGCTAGCCCAAGTTAAGCTTGAGCTCATTCAAATAAAAGGAGGTGCCAAGTGATGGCATTTTGGGAGTTGGCATTTAGCATGAAGTGGGTCACAGCAGATAAGCTGCGACTTGCTGTAAAGACTAC
The window above is part of the Brevibacillus antibioticus genome. Proteins encoded here:
- a CDS encoding DUF2634 domain-containing protein — its product is MFPELNGDETQLVQSPDHPIPWTYKFDWTTKQLQQGPDGRYLRTTTYEEYLGETAKKILNTRRFRYEIYSERYGVDFLSETGRMRSGISLPTIKTQAQEALEAHSEVERAEVVDIRFEGNRVIFSLEMEGTRGTTRTEVDTWQR
- a CDS encoding baseplate J/gp47 family protein, giving the protein MATIDKPEMPILRETADQIYQRMANRMALIAQKRGETPPATEEGEIFYDLGYPIAEEISDQQQLFEYGFLQRFLPWADGEFLDATGVFFGLSRNEAETDDAYRQRLIDRARTEEGDGRRQDYERWARNVDGVGGAVAIEKARHDLSIDVYITDLTGNPAGQELATSVRTKLEDKRRALHDLQVLPAKVYPVTISVKLALRPDAEIEKVKDQIATQIKTYLKGRSQIVYQQIGALFFVDGVIDFTSYTLNGAELNLMVPADSVSTLTMAVTT
- a CDS encoding DUF2313 domain-containing protein, with the translated sequence MIPERYRRMLPPPWYENKVAEYHFEGAETVVDAFSLQREDILKQFSPWSATWGLDVWDWIYFGRKQLLSMEERRKNIQQKHWSYLGFTPSVLRAIGLSSSSFKHVQMVEDYGKKVIRYVYPIEDRFDTKNAVQAVEKIRPVHCNGVALEPVVSEKIVLRDVLVVGIKEYHKVSEFRVGMTPIKRYEEVVK
- a CDS encoding DUF5050 domain-containing protein, which produces MATGYGLKLYNYRVFFENNSYDQTIYGLIGDKVRSFNRGTGAFTEIGGAYTIFDRFFVSNDRNSIYFLTYTGSSYQLNKLPITGGTPQNYNYVYPSVSSILGEIGNAVYWHQSAFDDYKLYVTVITTGPTTNWNVPVDSIRMIDNLLFFRDPSTNKVFVSTTSDPQAKSETGVFGYVYNVGKKGGYLYIQTSTGIYRLDSTGKNPTTLLSGASYSLQLCNNTIFYSTSDQKNIYKMNYDGSAKTLMHTFPEAVAIFTASISGDRIYFNRPNEDAFYVVVFNNPPTLTLTSPANNLSLSEGNTMAVQGSVTDADANDPVTIYLQINNGTILAVDSKVSDGATAIPFAKILTYKNKRVYSGTTDLVGVDLAENTDHTLKVWAEDNKQGRSTEVIRKFRIVWNRPPVIDGQNRDLGSFMQIPTVKYSATDPEGNTFTFSEYLNGKKIRSFAGVAGQQYKVEISHDSWIRLDLDVQHQIKVVATDSAGISSERIYTFTRKETHIEFMLEYGNPEIQADFTLDGMPLRVLVTLERYMPEGSSIESVKVCNNYLDAVPTWEDCTGAVKGNRGYLFTNKTKTAANWAINLWVILAKGTATERVRLNGYGGAFD
- a CDS encoding XkdW family protein, which gives rise to MKMQNKEAISVIREQQQTDPVMTMGQELSSLKISNIQKDALIQTMGEQLAQVKLELIQIKGGAK
- a CDS encoding XkdX family protein, yielding MAFWELAFSMKWVTADKLRLAVKTTSNPFGEISPEEFKQITNQDF